Within the Dialister hominis genome, the region CTAGAAAAGAAAAGGAGGTAACAACATGGATATTGTAGCTATTGCAACAAAACTGTTCAATTCAAACGGCATGGTCTTCTCGTTTATGCTTCTTGGTATCATCATGTATTTCGCTTACAAAATTGGGAAGTTGACTCATGGCCGTATCCACGGCAGTGCTATCGCTATTTTCTTCGGTCTGGTTCTCGCTTATATCGGCGGTGCAATGACCGGAGGCCACAAAGGTATCGCTGACGTTCCGCTCTTCGCAGGCATGGGCCTCGTAGGCGGCGCTATGTTCAGAGATTTCGCCATCGTTTCCACCGCATTCGGTGCTGACCTGGAAGAAATCAAAAAAATCGGTGTAAGAGGCGTTCTGTCCCTGTTCATCGGTGAATTCATCTGCCTGCTCGCAGGCTTCGCTGTTGCTTATCCGCTGGGATACACTGATCCAATCGATCTGGTAACCATCGGCGCAGGCATTGCAACATTCGTTGTAGGACCTGTTACCGGCGCAGCACTCGGTGCTTCTTCTGAAGTTATCGCTATTTCCATCGCAGCTGGCGTTGTTAAGTCCGTACTCGTTATGGTCGTAACTCCGTTCGTTGCTAAGATTTTCGGCCTTGACAACCCGCAGTCTGCTATGGCATTCGGCGGCATCATGGGCACCACTTCCGGCACCGCTGCTGGTATGGCTGCTGTTGATCCGAAGCTCGTTCCATACGCAGCTATGACAGCAACATTCTACACCGGCCTCGGCTGCCTGCTCTTCCCATCTGTATTCTATTTCCTGACTCAGATGATCTTCGGTTAATCCGAACCAACAATGTGATTTAACAGAGGTCTGACGCAGCTCCCGCGCCGGATCTTTGGTTAACTCATGCGCCGGCTGACGTAACTTTTACAGACGCGGGCGTAAGAGCTGTACTATAATAATAAGGGGCAGGAGCAATGAAAAACCTGTCATTCATTTGTTTTTATGTTTATTGTGTATAGAAAGGATTGAGAAGATGTTAGAAATCAAACCAAGCACGAAAAACTGGAACACCAGAGGCGAAGACACCGCTGCAAGACTGAAAGATGGTTCTGCATACGCTAAAGGCAAGATCGTAGCTGCTGAAGATACCGTAAAACTCCTCGAAGCAGTACTCCGTCCAGGCGACAAAGTCAATATCGAAGGCGATAACCAGAAACAGGCTGATTTCCTCGCAAAACAGCTTTGCGAAGTAGATCCGACCAAGGTTCATGACCTTCATATGATCCAGTCCACCCTGTCCATTCCGGAACATCTCGATGTTTTCGAAAAGGGCATCGCTCACAAACTTGATTTCGCATATGCAGGAAGCCAGGGCAAACGTCTGGCTCAGATGGTGCAGAACGGCGGCGTAGAACTCGGCGCTATCCATACTTATCTGGAAATGTACTCCCGCTACTTCATCGACCTGGTACCGAGAGTTTCCCTCGTTACCGCTGATGCAGCTGATGCTGAAGGCAACATCTACACCGGTTTCTCCACTGAAGATACACCAGCTATCGTTGAAGCAACCAAATTCAACCAGGGCATCGTAATTTTCCAGGTCAACAAGATTGTT harbors:
- the madM gene encoding malonate transporter subunit MadM; amino-acid sequence: MDIVAIATKLFNSNGMVFSFMLLGIIMYFAYKIGKLTHGRIHGSAIAIFFGLVLAYIGGAMTGGHKGIADVPLFAGMGLVGGAMFRDFAIVSTAFGADLEEIKKIGVRGVLSLFIGEFICLLAGFAVAYPLGYTDPIDLVTIGAGIATFVVGPVTGAALGASSEVIAISIAAGVVKSVLVMVVTPFVAKIFGLDNPQSAMAFGGIMGTTSGTAAGMAAVDPKLVPYAAMTATFYTGLGCLLFPSVFYFLTQMIFG